The genomic segment TATTCactattcattcaggattatccgtggTCATGGTAGCATgcacattcatgtagaagtgtttagaaacatattatatttacTGTCGTGACtcattcataatgttttgtacactcagtgtgttgtTGTTTCTTTCGGGGAAAAAGTATTTGGTGCAAACTGTTGGTAAATTTCTCCAGAAACAACTCTCTGGTGTCAATGCATCCTTGGTATCATCTTGATGTCTGTTTTCCCTGAACTTCACCACAGCAATGATGGTGCACAGGAGGAAGAGCAGTGCACTTCCAGCTTTCAACAGGTAGAAAAACATGCGTTCCAATCTGTAGAAGAACACAATTACTTTGTCATGACATTATAAAAATTGCAGTCAGTTAGACAGTTTTTGGAGAGATAAGTGTCCAGGGGGAACTTCCTGTATTTAAAAAGAGAGATAACATAagctgtcatactgtactgtccttCTTCAGAACACATCTTGTCTATCTATTGATTTCCTAACCACTcaacatcagtggaggctggttggCGGAGAGATAGGAGGACACGCtccttgtaatggctggaatggaattcatggaatgataccgttccattcattcaattccagccattaaaatgagcccatcctcctacagTTCATCCTGCCAGCCTCCTCTGCTCAACATCTTAGTTTTCATATTTGAATATGGAAGTGTGAAAAGTTGCTTTAGAGGCATCCACAGACCTCCTGTAGGCAAGTCACAGGACACACACAAAGATATCGAACCATGAGGAAGTGACACATGTTCAAACAAGAATATTTAAGGAAGGTTTTTTGTTTCGTATATACTCCTCTTGAGCTGAAAATTAAATAGATGTCTTTGTGATTTGGGAAACTAAAGTATTATTGTTAACCCAGacacctgtctctgctctgatcaGCCTTTCTAGTCAGGTGAACCACACCCTTACAGTATAGCCAACTGTTTGGATGGCTATTATAGTGAGGGATATGCAGCAGACTGAATACTGACCTCTGGTTCTTCTCTTGTTGCATCTCGTCAGTTCCCCCATTGTTCTGGTCTGTAGGAACAGAAGTGGTGACTGTGGGCTGAGAAGTGTAAAATCTGTATAGTGAGCCTTGGTGAGAGGTCGGAGTTTGTGTTGCTGTGAGACACAGAAATGATAAAGTAGCTCCAATAAACTGACTGGTGTATCATTCACATTCAAATAAATTGAACTTCAGATGATGATTATAATCCAAATCTTTTCATTTTCAGTATTAATTTCAAATCTGTTTCGTAGCTATGATGAAAAAGTTGTATACAAATGTTTCATTTTCTTAATGATATTTAATATGACTGACAGGATCATCTCAAGAGAATGCATGGTCAATAGATTTCCACTTTGTTTCAGAAAAGGCCTTTCAATGTTCCTTAATCTCTAACAACACTGGATGAATAAAAAGAGAATCAGACTTGGTTTTATGTGGGATTGCTCTGTACTTACTTGTGGTGGTGCTCTGTGTTGTGGTTGGTTGATTGACAGTGATATGAACAGGCATCTGTAGGTCTCCCTTTTCGCACCAGTACCAGCCAGTGTTCTCTATCATCAATCCACTCATAGTCACCATTAAGACATAACCGTTGGAGGTTCGGCTCTCCTCCTGCACTAACTTCACACATGTTCCATCTAAAGCCCCATAATGTCCCCCAGCCACACAAGGGCCTCCCATCCTGCACCACCTCCCACTGCTTCCTTGTGAACTATAG from the Oncorhynchus kisutch isolate 150728-3 linkage group LG4, Okis_V2, whole genome shotgun sequence genome contains:
- the LOC109889937 gene encoding polymeric immunoglobulin receptor isoform X1, which encodes MAPHLLLVLRILFFLTGVSDAQSVSTVSHVSIKQGGSITIPCLYNQRYRNNVKYWCRGYNWLGCSTVVRTDHPKTSRKTSISDDINQRVFTVTMTSLSPNDSDYYWCIVERNSKADDGGRLQISVTPGTPELYVDQQQMTGVVGGRVTVLCYYSSQGSSGRWCRMGGPCVAGGHYGALDGTCVKLVQEESRTSNGYVLMVTMSGLMIENTGWYWCEKGDLQMPVHITVNQPTTTQSTTTTTQTPTSHQGSLYRFYTSQPTVTTSVPTDQNNGGTDEMQQEKNQRLERMFFYLLKAGSALLFLLCTIIAVVKFRENRHQDDTKDALTPESCFWRNLPTVCTKYFFPERNNNTLSVQNIMNESRQ
- the LOC109889937 gene encoding CMRF35-like molecule 1 isoform X2, producing the protein MAPHLLLVLRILFFLTGVSDAQSVSTVSHVSIKQGGSITIPCLYNQRYRNNVKYWCRGYNWLGCSTVVRTDHPKTSRKTSISDDINQRVFTVTMTSLSPNDSDYYWCIVERNSKADDGGRLQISVTPGTPELYVDQQQMTGVVGGRVTVLCYYSSQGSSGRWCRMGGPCVAGGHYGALDGTCVKLVQEESRTSNGYVLMVTMSGLMIENTGWYWCEKGDLQMPVHITVNQPTTTQSTTTNQNNGGTDEMQQEKNQRLERMFFYLLKAGSALLFLLCTIIAVVKFRENRHQDDTKDALTPESCFWRNLPTVCTKYFFPERNNNTLSVQNIMNESRQ